The following coding sequences lie in one Streptococcus suis genomic window:
- a CDS encoding sodium:alanine symporter family protein, with protein sequence MLELFKAINNLVWGPPLLLLLVGTGVYLTLRLGVFQIGKLPTAFRLIFSSDQSGQGDVSSFAALCTALAATVGTGNIVGVATAITTGGPGALFWMWVAAFFGMATKYAEGFLAIKYRTKDANGQAAGGPMHYITLGMGKKWKPLAVFFAISGVLVALLGIGTFSQVNSITASLEMSFGLAPQLISILTAILIAFFIFGGIEKISDVSTKVVPFMAILYILASITVLAVHWDQLLPTLALVFKSAFTPAAAMGGFVGATVKEAIQRGIARGVFSNESGLGSAPIAAAAAKSDNPVEQGLISMTGTFIDTLIICSLTGLSILVTDQWTTEGLAGAPLTQAAFATVFGNTGSIALTISLVLFAFTTILGWSYYGERCIEFLFGTKSILPYRLLFVAMVALGGFLKLDLIWTIADIVNGLMALPNLIALLALSPIIIKETRQYFAKKK encoded by the coding sequence ATGTTAGAACTATTTAAGGCTATCAACAATCTTGTTTGGGGACCGCCCCTCTTGTTACTATTGGTCGGAACGGGTGTTTATCTCACTCTTCGTTTGGGAGTATTTCAGATTGGCAAATTGCCGACGGCTTTTCGTCTGATTTTTTCCAGTGACCAGTCTGGACAGGGAGATGTGTCCAGCTTTGCGGCACTTTGTACAGCTTTGGCAGCGACAGTTGGTACAGGAAATATTGTCGGAGTTGCGACAGCTATTACTACAGGTGGTCCTGGGGCTCTTTTCTGGATGTGGGTTGCGGCCTTTTTCGGAATGGCAACCAAGTATGCGGAAGGGTTTTTAGCCATTAAATACCGTACCAAGGATGCTAATGGGCAAGCAGCAGGCGGGCCTATGCACTATATCACCTTGGGGATGGGCAAAAAATGGAAACCTCTAGCAGTCTTCTTTGCTATTTCAGGTGTTTTGGTTGCTCTTTTGGGAATCGGGACCTTCTCACAGGTAAATTCCATCACAGCTTCACTGGAGATGAGTTTTGGCTTGGCTCCACAACTGATCAGCATATTAACAGCCATTTTAATTGCTTTCTTTATCTTTGGAGGGATTGAAAAAATCTCTGACGTTTCGACCAAAGTTGTTCCTTTCATGGCGATTTTGTATATCTTAGCAAGTATTACTGTCTTGGCCGTGCATTGGGATCAACTCTTGCCAACCCTTGCCTTAGTTTTCAAATCTGCCTTCACTCCAGCAGCTGCGATGGGTGGTTTTGTAGGGGCAACGGTAAAAGAAGCCATTCAACGCGGAATTGCTCGCGGAGTCTTCTCAAATGAATCTGGTTTGGGTTCGGCGCCTATTGCTGCTGCGGCAGCCAAGTCGGATAACCCTGTGGAGCAGGGATTGATTTCCATGACAGGTACCTTTATCGACACGCTGATTATCTGCAGTCTGACAGGGCTTTCGATTTTGGTGACGGATCAGTGGACGACAGAAGGATTAGCTGGTGCACCTCTGACTCAGGCAGCTTTTGCAACAGTTTTTGGCAATACAGGATCTATTGCCTTGACGATTAGTTTGGTACTTTTTGCTTTTACAACTATTCTCGGATGGTCTTACTATGGTGAACGCTGTATTGAGTTTCTATTTGGTACCAAATCCATCTTGCCTTATCGTCTGTTATTTGTGGCAATGGTAGCCCTTGGTGGCTTCCTCAAGCTGGACTTGATTTGGACCATCGCAGATATTGTAAATGGCCTCATGGCCCTGCCAAACTTGATCGCCTTACTAGCTCTCTCTCCTATCATTATCAAGGAGACACGCCAGTATTTTGCCAAAAAGAAATAA
- a CDS encoding mechanosensitive ion channel family protein produces the protein MNDFITKYLSQFNIEAIVTAGLNKVLSLVLLFVAFYIIKKIAKSSVKKVLVPSLKVSTQEIGRQKTISRLVESILNYLLYFILIYCILSILGLPVSSLLAGAGIAGVAVGLGAQGFLSDLVNGFFILIERQFDVGDVVKLTNGPITISGTIVSMGIRTTQVRDADGTLHFIPNRNILVVSNQSRGDMRAQIDIPLKFNTDLEQVSRVIEEVNRREVGNFDQITGVTVLGPQNAISGQFIFRVNLFVANGQQNKIYHQFFGFYQDALRQAGIDLPSSGPTVLK, from the coding sequence ATGAATGATTTTATTACCAAGTATTTGTCTCAATTTAATATTGAGGCCATTGTGACAGCAGGTCTAAATAAGGTTTTATCGCTTGTTTTACTCTTTGTTGCATTTTACATTATCAAGAAGATAGCCAAATCTTCTGTGAAAAAGGTTTTAGTTCCCTCCCTAAAGGTATCCACTCAGGAAATTGGTCGCCAGAAGACCATCAGTCGTCTGGTGGAAAGTATCCTAAATTACCTACTCTACTTTATCCTTATCTACTGTATTTTGAGTATCCTCGGTTTACCGGTATCCAGTCTTCTTGCAGGAGCCGGGATTGCTGGGGTAGCTGTTGGTCTGGGAGCGCAAGGTTTTCTCTCAGACTTGGTCAATGGATTCTTTATCTTAATTGAACGACAGTTTGACGTTGGAGATGTGGTCAAGTTAACCAACGGGCCTATTACCATTTCAGGAACCATCGTTAGCATGGGAATCCGAACAACACAAGTACGTGATGCAGATGGGACATTGCATTTTATTCCCAATCGCAACATTCTAGTGGTGTCCAATCAGTCAAGAGGGGACATGCGTGCTCAAATCGATATTCCGCTTAAGTTTAACACCGATTTGGAGCAGGTTAGTCGAGTAATCGAGGAAGTCAACCGTAGAGAAGTTGGCAACTTTGATCAGATTACAGGAGTGACTGTATTAGGTCCCCAAAACGCTATTTCGGGACAGTTCATATTTCGTGTTAATCTTTTCGTAGCCAACGGTCAACAGAACAAGATCTATCATCAATTCTTTGGTTTTTATCAAGATGCCCTGCGTCAAGCAGGAATAGATTTACCTTCAAGTGGGCCAACTGTTTTAAAATAA
- a CDS encoding DUF4352 domain-containing protein: protein MHKQPLFWTTIAGAVLSFILGVTCFIFMIGLSLSGTSDSWDSEGYFDDTKTYTEYQVGDAVDFSDGLHVTVTSMGKDDSVELVDSYYSTAYVVEMEVENSTAEELYFDEYYFSLMDPVSQIPFTLDLRTYDVNLVEKLKPGEKVQVKLIYGIDNETNFGFTYEDAMWTELVAESI, encoded by the coding sequence TTGCACAAACAGCCTCTCTTTTGGACAACCATTGCTGGTGCAGTCCTTTCTTTCATCCTAGGAGTAACCTGTTTTATTTTTATGATCGGTTTAAGCTTGTCAGGTACAAGTGATTCTTGGGATTCAGAGGGTTATTTCGATGATACGAAGACCTACACAGAATATCAAGTGGGAGATGCTGTTGATTTTTCAGATGGTCTTCATGTGACAGTAACGTCTATGGGCAAAGACGATAGCGTAGAACTAGTAGATAGCTACTATAGCACAGCTTATGTTGTTGAAATGGAAGTTGAAAATTCGACCGCAGAAGAACTTTATTTTGATGAATACTATTTCAGTCTCATGGATCCCGTTAGTCAGATTCCCTTTACTCTGGATTTACGGACCTACGATGTGAATCTAGTTGAAAAGCTGAAGCCAGGAGAGAAAGTACAAGTAAAACTTATCTACGGTATAGATAATGAAACAAACTTTGGTTTTACCTACGAAGATGCCATGTGGACGGAATTAGTCGCAGAAAGTATCTAA
- a CDS encoding NADP-specific glutamate dehydrogenase: MSNAKAYIQASFEAVKARNPHETEFLQAVEELFSTLEPVFEAHPEYIEENILARIVEPERVISFRVPWTDKDGNVQVNRGYRVQFNSAVGPYKGGLRFHPTVNQSILKFLGFEQIFKNVLTGLPIGGGKGGSDFDPKGKTDAEIMRFCQSFMTELQKHIGPSLDVPAGDIGVGGREIGYMYGQYKRLRQFDAGVLTGKPLGFGGSLIRPEATGYGLVYFTDNMLAANGKSFKDQTVLISGSGNVAQYAVQKATELGAKVISVSDSNGYIIDETGIDFDLLVDIKEKRRARLTEYAAEKATAKYFEGSVWNYDGKADIALPCATQNEINGEQATALVKNGVYCVAEGANMPSDLDAIKVYKENGVLYGLAKAANAGGVAVSALEMSQNSLRLSWTREEVDGRLKDIMANIFNTAKETAEKYDLGTDYLAGANIAAFEQIADSMIAQGLV; encoded by the coding sequence ATGTCAAATGCCAAAGCTTACATCCAAGCTTCTTTTGAAGCAGTCAAAGCCCGCAACCCACATGAAACAGAATTCCTCCAAGCTGTAGAAGAGCTCTTCTCTACCCTTGAGCCTGTTTTTGAAGCTCACCCAGAGTACATCGAAGAAAACATCCTAGCTCGTATCGTTGAGCCAGAACGTGTGATTAGCTTCCGTGTGCCATGGACAGACAAGGATGGAAACGTACAAGTTAACCGTGGCTACCGCGTCCAGTTCAACTCAGCTGTGGGTCCTTACAAAGGCGGTCTTCGCTTCCACCCAACTGTTAACCAATCCATCTTGAAGTTCCTTGGTTTTGAGCAAATCTTCAAAAACGTCTTAACTGGTCTGCCAATCGGTGGCGGTAAAGGTGGATCTGACTTCGATCCGAAAGGCAAAACAGACGCTGAAATCATGCGTTTCTGCCAAAGCTTCATGACTGAATTGCAAAAACACATCGGACCTTCACTTGACGTCCCTGCTGGTGACATCGGTGTCGGTGGTCGTGAGATTGGTTACATGTACGGTCAATACAAACGCCTCCGCCAGTTTGATGCTGGTGTCTTGACTGGTAAACCTCTTGGCTTCGGTGGTTCATTGATCCGCCCAGAAGCAACTGGTTACGGTTTGGTTTACTTCACTGATAACATGTTGGCAGCAAACGGTAAATCCTTCAAAGACCAAACTGTCCTTATCTCTGGTTCTGGTAACGTTGCCCAATATGCTGTTCAAAAAGCGACTGAACTTGGTGCAAAAGTTATTTCTGTTTCAGACTCAAATGGTTACATCATTGACGAAACTGGTATCGACTTCGACCTCTTGGTGGACATCAAAGAAAAACGCCGTGCTCGTTTGACAGAATACGCTGCAGAAAAAGCAACTGCTAAGTACTTCGAAGGTTCTGTATGGAACTACGATGGCAAGGCTGACATTGCCCTTCCATGTGCGACTCAAAACGAAATCAACGGCGAGCAAGCTACTGCCCTTGTGAAAAACGGTGTATACTGTGTGGCTGAAGGTGCCAACATGCCATCTGACCTTGATGCTATCAAAGTTTATAAAGAAAACGGCGTTCTTTACGGTCTTGCAAAAGCTGCCAATGCTGGTGGTGTAGCCGTATCTGCCCTTGAAATGAGCCAAAACAGCCTCCGTCTTTCATGGACTCGTGAAGAAGTAGACGGCCGTCTTAAAGACATCATGGCAAATATCTTCAACACAGCCAAAGAAACTGCTGAAAAATACGACCTTGGTACAGACTACCTTGCAGGCGCTAACATCGCAGCCTTTGAACAAATTGCGGATAGCATGATTGCCCAAGGTTTGGTATAA
- a CDS encoding dihydroorotate oxidase: MVSTATTLGGFTFDNCLMNAAGVWCMTKEELDAVKNSKAGTFVTKTATLDYRAGNPEPRYQNVPLGSINSMGLPNQGLAYYLDYLLELQETEPERTFVLSLVGMSPDETHEILRTVEASDFKGLTELNLSCPNVPGKPQIAYDFETTETILQEVFTYFTKPLGIKLPPYFDIVHFDQAAAIFNQFPLKFVNCVNSIGNGLYIEDEQVVIKPKNGFGGIGGEYIKPTALANVHAFYQRLNPEIQIVGTGGILTGRDAFEHILCGASMVQVGTTLQKEGVAAFERITAELQAIMAEKGYEIIEDFRGKLQHLDD; the protein is encoded by the coding sequence ATGGTTTCAACAGCAACGACACTCGGTGGATTTACCTTTGATAATTGTTTGATGAATGCGGCAGGGGTTTGGTGCATGACCAAGGAAGAATTGGATGCGGTTAAGAACTCGAAGGCGGGTACTTTTGTAACAAAAACAGCAACCTTGGACTACCGAGCGGGTAATCCAGAACCACGTTATCAGAATGTTCCGCTTGGTTCTATCAATTCGATGGGCTTGCCAAATCAGGGCTTGGCTTACTATTTGGATTATCTACTAGAATTGCAGGAAACGGAGCCAGAACGCACATTTGTTTTATCTTTAGTTGGAATGTCGCCTGATGAAACTCACGAGATTTTGAGAACTGTAGAAGCCAGTGATTTTAAGGGGTTGACAGAGTTAAATCTTTCTTGTCCCAATGTCCCTGGAAAACCGCAGATTGCCTATGATTTTGAAACGACAGAAACCATCTTGCAGGAAGTCTTCACTTACTTTACCAAACCACTCGGTATTAAGTTACCACCTTATTTCGATATTGTGCATTTTGACCAGGCAGCCGCCATCTTCAATCAATTCCCGCTCAAGTTTGTCAACTGTGTCAACTCTATTGGAAATGGTCTATATATTGAAGACGAGCAGGTGGTCATTAAGCCTAAAAATGGTTTTGGGGGTATAGGCGGTGAATATATCAAACCGACAGCTTTGGCAAATGTCCATGCCTTCTACCAACGCTTGAATCCTGAAATTCAGATTGTCGGAACAGGTGGCATTTTGACCGGTCGTGATGCCTTCGAACACATTCTCTGTGGAGCCAGCATGGTTCAAGTTGGAACAACCCTGCAAAAGGAAGGTGTGGCAGCCTTTGAACGCAT